The Astyanax mexicanus isolate ESR-SI-001 chromosome 6, AstMex3_surface, whole genome shotgun sequence region ACATCTACAGATAGAATGTAATCTGGTCAAGCAGTTCGAAAAAGAGCAGAGTGATGAGCCAGTTGAGGAGGCTCTTTTACATCAATGAAGCACAATCAGTCTTTTTTGGATCAAAGCTCACCAACAAACGTTTTGACATGGATCCAAGGACATGAGCTGGTGACAAAAAACCCTGTAATGACAGAACTGTCAGCGCTGACACATATGGGAGTGTTAAAGCGGTCTCAGAGAGGCCGCTTGGGTCTTCATGTGACACACGACCGTTACTGGACGTACAGGAGGGGTTGAAGCACAGGCCTTAGGCTGGAGTCTGCAGCTCGTCTGGCTGTGCAGATGAAATTCTCTCTAGCAGAGGTTGGCGCGAGGCAGGCGTCATCACACTCTCGTGTTTCACTGGATCATGGTGcgctattttaagtgtttgtatATGTTCTAAAGTTCCATCCTCAAAGCCCTCTGGGTCCTTGAATATATAGCGACCGCCTCCATAAATATGTATCCCGACTTTGACTCTAACTGCTTTGCAATCAACCGCAGGCCTAGAGCTGACTGCTTtaacagtctaaaaaaaaaattggtctcTTGATGGACTACCTCACCTCAAAAATGCTAACGTGGCTAATCATGAAGAAAAGCTGACAGGGTCCCTTCAGCATAATTCACTTTTGATTATGCTAATTAGACCCTTCTTACTTTCTTTCCCTGTTTGATTTATGTTCCACACCATGCTACATCAAAAGCCTTCACTGAACTTTTTTGTACTCTATAGGGCTGTAagataaatattttttcattgttatCACGATATaggttttcacaaaaaaaaactcatcagaaTTGCTGCAATACAATGCTGCGGACTGTGCTTATGTTACATGactaggctggaggtagagcgaggcagagcggGGAAGAGCAAGGTTCACAGTCAACTGTCACATCAAAGTAATACAAAGTAAGCCTTGGAAAAACAGTGctgaaaaaacatttaaaggagCTTAAATACATCTTAATTTGTTGTTTCACATGAATGTCAGAATATCCAACAGCATTATCGCACGTTACATTTTTTGTGTGATTACATGCACTAAATAATCCAATAGCTGCAAGAAATGACATTTTGTCAGTAATTCAATAAATGCATTTACATGCATTCAAGTGATTAGATAATGCGAAAACTCAGGGTTTACATGAGTCAAATAATCAAGTTTTTACTTAATGAAAGGACTGTGACAGACTTTAAACCTCCTGCCATAACATGTATCAGGTTTATTGGAAACTAGGTGTAGTGTTGAGACATACAGTATTTACATCATCTGTTGTTAAGACTGTACTGGTGTTCTGTACAGGGAGCATTTCAAAGAGAAATGGTGTAGTGATCCATGACAAGGAGTATGaatttttgttgaatagctcatcTACATTTCCCCTTAGCATTACGAACCACAGCGCATTTAGTCGATGCTCCTAACAGGCGTGATtgagataggggcatagcgttgcccatgcaaagaagtaacatttaaaattactgtatatttagGTTGTTTGTGTAGTGTCAATTTCTTATAATTGTTGGAGGGAAAATGGGAAGTCTCTCAGCTCAGCTGCACTGGAGGTCTGCCGGTGACCCCACAAGCAAGAGCACGGGTGAAGGTTTTGACCTGACAACCTTAAAGACCATTCTGCATACAACAAACCTGATTTTAGAACAACCTCTCATTCCTGCAGCACTCAACAGGTCCAGAGAGGTCGAGGGCCGTCTGCGTTTAGTTAGACAAAGCCTGAGGGCACTAGCACAAACAGAAGCAACAGGTGGTAGAGGAAGGTCAAGGCTGGGGTGGGTGGTATGCTGCACTGACGTTAGGACCCATGTACAGTAAAGCAGCCTCTTTTGGCTAGTTCTGCTTGTATACATGTCCGTTTGTTGGCCCTCACTCATTTGGAACGTGTTTAGGACAGCTTATTGTGACCATAGTAAATCTGCAAAGTCTACAAAATGGAAGCTTTAAAGAGACTTTCTTTTAAGTAATTCTGAGTAATTTATACTTGTCCATTTGAtcattaaatatacatttaatacaaaataTGTGCTGTTTAAATAATGAAGATAAagattgtgtttgttttgtttttctttatttgttttagacaacaaaaaaattaaattaacacaTCTACTTGATGTAGGTAAAGTAGATAAGTTAAAACACAGAATGTGTATGTCTACCAGCAGACGTAAAACGTATTATAATGACAGGAGACTTAACATTCAACTGCAGACCCAGATAAAATACCACAGAGCTACAGCCACATGTCTTGGTAGATTCACTGTAGGTGCCTTTCTTTGCTCAAAGGTGTTAGTATTTCATTGTACCGatcattttgtcattttgtaAAGAGCTTACTAAAATTCAAACTAATGTATTAGCATTCTGACATAGAAATAACTTTAATAATCtctataataactgtaataagtCATCTGTATATTACAGCATATTGTATTTatgaaacaaaaaacacaatcaaaatggcaagtttactggaaaaagacaaaaaaaacattctttactgTCAGTAGGAAGtcaatgcaaatatatattattgcaaaTTATTTctaacatttctattggtccattctgtATTACAAGCATGAAccattggaaaaaaaacaactgcacaacaaaaaaaataaaaaattcacattctgggtttttgtgtgagtttttgtactgtattgtacCACCTTTAGGAGGCACAGGCCACTCTTGCCCTAAAAGAGAGGAAAATCCTCTGTTTTCTGTGGACTTTCAAACCCATTCAGATTTCTTATCCTGTCCTTCTCCACTACTGGGTGGCTGGTCACTTCCTGTGTTCAACTCCACAAGTGTGTATTGTCCTACTCTCCTTGTAGAGACTGCGGTAGCATCTGTGATGTCCAGTGTCGCTGTGCTTGCGGGTCTGTCCCGTCGAGGTGGCGGGGGTGGTTTGAGGCGATTGCGCTTGCTGACCCTAATGGACCTTGGAGTACCCAAATGTTCAGCTGGACACAGTGCCACCTCACTGCCTTCCCTTTCAAGCACTCCATCATGCGGAACTGTGTAACCACTGTCCCCATTTAAAGAGCCAGGTTTGCCAAGGCTGATACCAAGAGGGGTTCCTTCTCGAGGTAAAGGTGTGTGGGGTTCAACATCTAATTGTAAAGAAGTCCCATCTTCTGCACTCTTGCTAATTCTCTTCCGAAAGCTTGCACTACTCAGCAGGTCTTGAGGCCCAGGGCTGACACAGCTTGTACCTCCATTTCCAGATACAAAGTACCTCTCTTCCTCATACATCTTCTCCACCATTATCCTATTCTTGTTCCTATTCTTCTGCTTCACTGACCTCTTTATGGCACAGATCAGGTCAATAAAGTTGAGAAGGAGAGACAAGGCAGATGCCCCCAACATAAAGTTCAGCATGATTGTTTTCTCAGTGGGTCTAGATATGTAGCAGTCCACCATGATGGTGCAAGGACTCTGTTGGCACAGGAAACGTTTGGGGATTTGGAAGCCAAACAGGTAGTAATTTGCAGCCCCGAAACCAACTTCCAGAAGGATCCGGAGCAAAAGTTGGAAGATGTAGGCTCCTGTGAAACGACACAACCTTCCAACCTCACACTTAACAGTGGACTTTGACAGAGATGACTCACACAAAGGTTCCTTGTAGATCTTGTAGACAGACCCATGCATCATCTTCTCAGAAGCTTCAGAATGAACTGGTAGGTTCGCCGTTACTTTGTGCATCACATAGACTATAAACATGATGTAAGGTAGGCTAATAAATGTAAGTTGGACCAGCCAGAAGCGGAACAGAGACAGTGGAGCAAATATATCATAACACACGTTGGTACAGCCAGGTTGGATGGTGTTGCACACAAATCTGTCCTGCTCATCCTGGTAGAGGGGATATCCAGCAAAGAACAAGATCAATATACGCAAGAAGACCATCAGGACCAGCCATACCTTTCCTAAAAGACAAACATATTTATAAGTTATTAAttacttttacaaaaaaacaagctTTACACAGAATGTGTTAACACTACAACAAAAGGTGACTACAATTGCATTGACTACATTATTTGTACAATGCCATAAAAGAGCCACTCGTGATCTCCTAAAgtaatttacattgcaaatgggTGCTTCTTTTGTAATTGAGATGGATGTAAAGATCATAATCTAAATGATGGGAAGTACTGGCTTTGTTTGGGATGAAAAATGCTCAGGTGCAGTTTCGCAAATTTACCAAAACTGGATTtagcttttaaaaataaatggacCCCGACAAAGTCACAGACATTGAAGAGAAGAGATGGTACCACCGGTCAGTCAGCAATTTTTTctaacaaaaatattaatttgcTTCCTCGGCTGTATCTGGTGTGCACTCTTTTCATCTCATTTTTTAGTTGACAGTGGCACAGGCAAAGCCATGTCAAATGGTCTAGTATATTAGCAAGTGCCTTGTGTATCAACACcattatattttaatatcataAGTGGCTGTTGCATTGTTGAGGTTTGTGGTTTGTCTGTTCAATGTACCAAACTCAAATTATTATTCAATTCAACCAGGATAAAGTGCAGTTTATTAGAGAACCAGCTTAAGATCTCCTATAGCATTGCATAAATATTGCAATTGTCAGGGGTgtaatacaatattaataaggtACTGTGATGTTTTGCGCTAATGTATAGATTTTCAAAACCAGTAATAATCAGTATTGATTATAATTTTGTTTACACATATATTGGTGTCAGACAACAGTTTATCTGTCTTTAAACCCTGATTTAACCCTTTTGTTAAATCACACCTTTCTTTTAAAAGGCaactattattttgtttattaagtttgtattattattattattattattattattattattattattttattattattagatattattaaGATATATTGATTCATTACCCCTGTACCCGTAACATCAAGTTTTTGCCAATGTCTGCTGTTTGTGGCATCTTTGTTTTTTActtcaaaatatttcaaaatatttttgccattttgttcTGAATAATATCTacattttcaacaaaaaaaaagaaaaaatcaacaCACATCATGAAATAGAAATTTGTTACAAACAAGTAATATTACCTACCCACAATAGTGATGTTGTAGTTGAGTGCGATGAAGATGACCTCTGAGGCCCCCGGCCTCCTCATAGCTTCAGATTAAGGCTCCCCAAAAAGAGCCCACCGTAAAGTTAGTCAGAATCACATTTAGTTCCTACTGTGGACCCGAAGCTGATCCCATTAAACTTATCCAGAATCCCAGCAGGGAACGCTAGCTGGACGGGCCTAGTCTGGTGTCCTGCACACAGCTCCTGTCGCTGCTTCCTGTCttacctctctctcgctctctcactcctGCTCTTTCCAGGACGACAACTGTTCTCAGACAACAGAAGACGAGAGACACGAGCTCCATTGTGACAGGCTATTCTTACCCACCAAAGGCACGTCGGTGCTCAGGCATTGCTGAGATACTTGGGCTCTGTTTGTCCTTACAGGACAGTACCCCGCATCAGGATTAGCCCTCAAATCTCACGCATTAGCTTCTCATCTTCTGTGAAGAGTGCTGTAATAGTGAACCGTGGAGTACATGATTTCTGGGGTCTTATCAAAATAtagttttataatatataataacattcCTTGATTCAGTGTCACATGtacactgaaaaatatatatatatatagaagacattaccacctaCAGATCAGtgtagtgttctttagctttcatgaaTCATAGTAAACACTAGTTCCTGTTCCATAACATTTAGCATGTCAATATACATAAAATGATTTAAAGTAATTCCTAAGTTTAATAGTTTCACAGCTTAACAGCAATGTAATGTTTAGCTTTGATGGACAGTGCAATTTCAATgccatttaaagtttaaaagcttGATATGGTCACTCAATTTAGCACTTCAATAGGGTGATGCAATGTCTAGCAGTggcatattaataaaatataagtgGTCCCTCTTTAATTCAGTCCTTATGACATTTGGCACGACTGGATGCCGGTGGCTCAGAGAAGAGCGCAGTGGAAATCTCTGGAAGCCTTTAACCCTTTCTAAATGACCTCAGGGAGAGGGACATCTGGACAGGCAGGTGGAGTTCGGCTAGATATGTTCTCTTGTGAATGGTGCCTTATCTGCATGTGCACCAGGAGATGCATAGAAATAGCGTTTGTGCTTGGTGGCATAATTGAGTGGCGATGCGAGGAGGGTACTGAGCCAGCATTAGAGGGATTCAGTGCAGATATTTCTGAAAACCCAGGAGAGCTTTCAGCTGAGCTGCTGGCCTCTTCATCCCTTCATACAGATAGAAAAAGAAACTGGCACTGCCTAGTGGTGTGGTCTGATCTGCAGAAGTGATTATTCTGTACTGTATTCAGCAGTTTGGTCAGAAATAAATTCAACACATCTGGCATCAGTGGTCATCTTAAGATGTACTTTCTGCAGCATGGCTGacgcagatgtgcaaatgcacacacagcttgtctagtccttgtttaaaagttctgtcagtagaataggactttctggagcagacAAACATGCACCTGTTGGCACTATGCAACATGGTCTCATGTCATATGTGAACTAGAAGGGTGTAAAACCTCCCagcattgatctgtggagcagtgaaattgttatttggaatgatggtgctccatccaatacatttaGGGTAAGTTGGGACGTTGttatgaggtggggtggtgattatTCAACATCCTGATCCCACTGATGGTCACTCTTGTCACTGAATTCAATGAAATGAAACTGAATTCTGTTAAAAAGAGTTTGCTTTTGAATCTTGGTTTCTCTTAGTTGTTCTAGCACATGCTCCTAAAAATCTCATTTTGAATCTTGTTTTTCTTGATGTTATTCTTatgtgttgtttaaaaaaaatctccttttgagtcttgggaTCTCTTAGATGTTCCAGTGCATGCTGTTTAAAAAGAGTCTGGTTTTAAATCTTGgttcttctcagttttttttttatcctaagcTTTTTGAAATTGtccactt contains the following coding sequences:
- the LOC103033035 gene encoding gap junction delta-4 protein translates to MRRPGASEVIFIALNYNITIVGKVWLVLMVFLRILILFFAGYPLYQDEQDRFVCNTIQPGCTNVCYDIFAPLSLFRFWLVQLTFISLPYIMFIVYVMHKVTANLPVHSEASEKMMHGSVYKIYKEPLCESSLSKSTVKCEVGRLCRFTGAYIFQLLLRILLEVGFGAANYYLFGFQIPKRFLCQQSPCTIMVDCYISRPTEKTIMLNFMLGASALSLLLNFIDLICAIKRSVKQKNRNKNRIMVEKMYEEERYFVSGNGGTSCVSPGPQDLLSSASFRKRISKSAEDGTSLQLDVEPHTPLPREGTPLGISLGKPGSLNGDSGYTVPHDGVLEREGSEVALCPAEHLGTPRSIRVSKRNRLKPPPPPRRDRPASTATLDITDATAVSTRRVGQYTLVELNTGSDQPPSSGEGQDKKSEWV